The Pleurodeles waltl isolate 20211129_DDA chromosome 6, aPleWal1.hap1.20221129, whole genome shotgun sequence genome has a segment encoding these proteins:
- the LOC138300997 gene encoding uncharacterized protein — MSENTCVDELPDGAKKNCELFSVWGITEENACVAKRPDVVLRNNSHCIYVEKVCFGSNDDRKVWIPLSAYREMQEKCRQLEHENRNLCEQISPTESYKTAVFEESFLSHSSNEGVKTAPSCTEFPCEPGFLAAKMHSLTDNTEERDQNVIYELPLQNAQVKRKILEQETPSFISLFDFWKKNSPHLREILTLLYMVTVKNYMQLRACDLAIEIMQTLGFCAVQEGNTDVHVNQEQGKKIVPLARIIQWIWYLQDRARVPQIKELPMKLCAPFEFVSTEDKKHVCFTDDSLTEMLLSGTVEGTELYNVCQILKQELREMCHFYADFWFFDNVLATWLVPNWFNYLADVNEKNAEREVFTQNSALVGMAMWVPQKCEKATYRSDHVSPLSLSVLCGPPSGVCVWGRGRDRIPNLNLAE, encoded by the exons atgtctgagaatacatgtgttgatgaactgcctgatggtgctaagaaaaactgtgaattgttttctgtttggggaattacagaagaaaatgcatgtgtagctaaaaggcctgatgttgttttgagaaataattcccattgtatatatgtagaaaaagtgtgttttggaagtaatgatgacagaaaggtctggatacctttatctgcttacagagaaatgcaggagaaatgtaggcagttggaacatgaaaataggaatttatgtgagcaaattagcccgactgaaagttataaaactgctgtttttgaagaatctttcttgtcccattccagtaatgagggggttaagacagctccgagctgcactgagtttccgtgtgagccagggtttttggcagccaaaatgcattccttaactgataacacggaggagagagaccagaatgtgatttacgagttaccgttgcaaaatgcacaagtaaaacgaaagatattagagcaagagacaccgagtttcattagcttgtttgatttttggaaaaagaatagccctcatttgagagaaatcctaacacttttgtatatggtcactgtgaaaaattatatgcagctgcgcgcttgtgatttggcaattgaaataatgcagactttaggtttctgcgcagtgcaagaaggaaatactgatgtacatgtaaatcaagaacaaggaaagaaaatagtgcccctagctagaatcatacaatggatctggtacttgcaagacagggctagagtaccacagataaaagaattaccaatgaaattgtgtgcaccatttgaattcgtgtctactgaagataaaaagcatgtttgttttactgatgattcattgactgaaatgttgctttctggcacagtagaaggaacagagttgtataatgtgtgtcagattttaaagcaagagctacgtgagatgtgtcatttttacgctgatttttggttctttgataatgttttagccacatggcttgtacctaactggttcaattaccttgcagatgttaatgagaaaaatgcagagagagaagtgttcacccagaattctgccttagtggggatggctatgtgggtcccccagaaatgtgaaaaggccacttacag atccgaccacgtttcgccactgtccctgagtgtgctgtgtggtcccccttccggtgtgtgcgtgtggggtcggggaagggaccgaatccccaacctgaacctggctgagtaa